In Yarrowia lipolytica chromosome 1F, complete sequence, a genomic segment contains:
- a CDS encoding uncharacterized protein (Compare to YALI0F17424g, some similarities with uniprot|P12351 Saccharomyces cerevisiae YLR256w CYP1/HAP1 Activator of CYC1 and CYP3 transcription), producing MTDQESRRNGLEQLAVRAIAEMREGQGPRPPDTRDQQPLDLLPDHEDKSVNNNGTRLAPYEQCIPDLSAPGAGFEDDFSRVVKRRRRAPVSCLLCRKRKVRCDKQMPCSACKTANVTGSCEYAPPTWGGREVRGGQEIQFTVDEAEPISQPPGNNSSNSDTRGHHSSSSSCSNISVPPMQKPLTPPQMLQPIVSPLQPTVKSKSSHQRMYGRFPNAANLLRADLSERQRAKGVEVPPSPRKKQPLHNDAKCKRAIETLQETRRRRSDSPIDPVYKPLLDLFPGQQYCEFLIDSFLKRVNTVHYCACPEGLRTDFNALWSAKQRIEDGEQFNARTYLNLPSIAVMLLVFRLGRGSYPLKDWSPPNYCIKDGHRDNTYLGPQVLEVAEACLNASHIFRHGGLKTIQALVLMKLDCLYAPDSEYSPDGVDSVNLTGVILQLALSQGLYMDPANFDTQSTSVLAFQDSLLVQSPKAHRRSMSVSSAGSASLIEPSSAKLWRILYGCALILDAKRNLEVGIPLSLPQGDCDVYFDHTDDGGKTASNVLAFRRAMLRFCALSGCVMTETSRPVMYRNEPLIQRLGQDLHKFGVDEVASLAQLREELGIPKDDSLAFSSDDDHADESDTSSVASSATSALQLIHRCRIYCLWSKLCVHYEMDTYDASEEPLYGHRELCVRLGIEQDQAGVLSQYRVILRMSSLITLLVWVARRRTASVELGAHSWYIVSLVHSMMGLPLTGVITCWFRVAILAKETGSLKGTRWDPDWLFRLITQGIAVLGDTDVGDRQMHGLCVSFLKKARSDLGRLLAKMPGSDPAYLSSQFDAIDKLAEVEVLSEEDEGL from the coding sequence ATGACAGACCAAGAGTCTAGACGAAACGGACTGGAGCAACTGGCGGTCCGGGCCATTGCGGAAATGAGAGAAGGACAGGGTCCCCGACCGCCAGATACCCGCGACCAGCAGCCGCTGGATCTACTACCGGATCACGAGGACAAGTCCGTGAACAACAATGGCACTCGATTGGCGCCCTACGAGCAGTGCATTCCGGACCTGTCTGCGCCCGGAGCAGGGTTCGAGGACGACTTTTCACGGGTCGTCAAGCGGCGGCGTAGAGCGCCTGTCAGCTGCCTGCTTTGTCGGAAACGCAAAGTGCGTTGCGACAAGCAGATGCCGTGCTCGGCCTGCAAGACTGCTAACGTGACGGGCTCGTGCGAATACGCCCCGCCCACTTGGGGAGGACGAGAGgtccgaggaggacagGAGATCCAGTTCACGGtggacgaggccgagcCCATTTCACAGCCTCCGGGCAATAACAGCTCCAACAGCGATACCCGAGGTCACCAcagtagcagcagcagttgcTCCAACATCAGTGTGCCGCCGATGCAAAAGCCGTTGACGCCGCCCCAGATGCTGCAGCCCATCGTCAGTCCACTGCAGCCCACCgtcaagtccaagtccTCGCACCAGCGCATGTACGGCCGGTTCCCTAATGCCGCAAACTTGCTCCGAGCGGACCTCAGCGAACGTCAACGGGCCAAGGGCGTGGAGGTGCCGCCTTCTCCGAGAAAAAAGCAGCCGCTCCACAACGACGCAAAGTGCAAAAGGGCTATTGAAACGCTGCAGGAGACCCGCAGACGCAGGTCCGACAGCCCCATCGACCCCGTCTACAAGCCGCTGCTGGACCTCTTCCCCGGCCAGCAGTACTGTGAGTTTCTCATTGACTCGTTCCTCAAACGGGTCAACACAGTGCATTACTGCGCCTGTCCAGAGGGTCTGAGAACGGATTTCAACGCCCTGTGGTCGGCCAAACAGCGTATCGAGGATGGCGAACAGTTCAATGCCCGAACATACCTCAATCTACCGTCCATAGCCGTCATGCTGTTGGTATTCCGACTCGGCAGAGGCTCATACCCGCTCAAGGACTGGAGCCCTCCAAACTACTGCATCAAGGACGGCCACCGAGACAACACGTATCTGGGTCCCCaggtgttggaggtggccgaggcaTGTCTTAACGCGTCGCATATTTTCCGACACGGTGGGCTCAAGACCATCCAGGCTCTTGTGCTCATGAAACTGGACTGCTTGTACGCTCCAGACTCCGAATACTCGCCTGATGGGGTCGATTCCGTCAACCTTACCGGTGTCATTCTTCAGCTGGCGCTCTCGCAGGGTCTGTACATGGATCCCGCCAACTTTGATACCCAGAGCACCTCAGTGTTGGCGTTCCAGGACTCGCTGTTGGTGCAGTCTCCCAAGGCCCACAGGCGGTCCATGAGCGTGTCGTCTGCGGGCTCTGCATCGCTCATCGAGCCGTCCTCGGCCAAATTGTGGCGTATACTGTACGGATGCGCACTCATTCTGGACGCCAAACGAAACCTGGAGGTTGGAATTCCGTTGTCGTTACCTCAGGGCGATTGTGATGTGTACTTCGACCACACAGACGATGGTGGAAAGACCGCCAGCAACGTCCTGGCGTTCCGTCGGGCCATGCTGCGCTTCTGTGCCCTCTCGGGCTGTGTTATGACCGAAACAAGCCGACCAGTCATGTACAGAAACGAACCTCTGATCCAACGACTGGGCCAGGACTTACACAAGTTCGGGGTGGACGAGGTGGCTTCTCTTGCCCAGCTGCGAGAAGAACTTGGCATCCCCAAGGACGACTCGTTGGCATTTTCGTCCGATGACGACCATGCCGACGAGTCTGACACCTCGTCGGTTGCGTCGTCGGCCACCTCTGCCCTCCAGCTGATCCACAGATGCCGCATTTACTGTCTGTGGTCCAAGCTGTGTGTGCACTATGAGATGGACACGTATGACGCCTCCGAGGAGCCTCTGTACGGCCACCGTGAGCTGTGTGTTCGACTGGGCATTGAGCAGGACCAGGCCGGGGTGCTGTCCCAGTACCGGGTCATTCTACGCATGTCCAGTCTCATTACTCTGCTGGTGTGGGTGGCCCGGCGACGCACTGCCTCTGTGGAACTTGGCGCCCATTCATGGTACATTGTGTCTCTTGTGCATTCCATGATGGGTCTTCCGTTGACCGGCGTCATCACGTGCTGGTTCCGTGTGGCTATTTTGGCCAAGGAGACGGGCTCTCTCAAGGGCACACGCTGGGACCCGGATTGGCTGTTTCGACTCATCACCCAGGGTATTGCCGTACTTGGCGACACGGATGTCGGAGACCGCCAGATGCATGGTCTTTGCGTTTCGtttctcaagaaggcccGTTCCGACTTGGGGCGTTTGCTGGCCAAGATGCCTGGATCCGACCCGGCGTACCTCTCCTCTCAGTTTGATGCCATTGACAAGCTGGCAGAAGTCGAGGTGCTGagcgaggaggatgagggCTTATGA
- a CDS encoding uncharacterized protein (Compare to YALI0F17358g, similar to uniprot|Q04373 Saccharomyces cerevisiae YDR496c, similar to Saccharomyces cerevisiae PUF6 (YDR496C); ancestral locus Anc_3.85) produces the protein MGSAKRSADSREKTVSKKVKLVEKSTGKKGAKKVVEEVEEASSEEDFASTDEEQDQEEDSDDSDSDDMEMSDSDEEKEEDDEEDALDDDEEDEETKEDGEEAPAGKSSAAESHAEQKRLLKERKLARSGGESIAQIKQIWERLRMKTGVKPAERKQLVEDIWAISKNDIKNLILKHDASRIIQTLFKYADKEKREIITKALKGNYYDLAISSYGKYLLVKMLHYGSAAVRQSIIDELHGRFRKLMRHKEGAYVLEDAYRDYSTAAQKRQIIQEFFGAEFAVFRDAAGTKTLKDIIEDAPEKRPIIMRNLNETITAAVNKGSIGFTVIHAAMLEYVSNLDTNNSEKTEFIDLIGEQFAEMVHTNEGSQVACKTLAMASAKEKKGLLKSLKSFADTLAADQYGHMVMMTAFDTIDDTKSVVKAFSGELSEKPVHELFMDKNGRRPFLYAMLGRDSRYFNKLVLDQLKQYDEMKTATGTAKKDDALRLEEINKGMSPLILEAIANNAYELMNDTLGSQFISEALLSCDGDKSEAIAALMEVLSADPAGDNHVIKQPNAQRALRTLIQQGHWNNKEKKVVKVETPIDFGAKFYDAIGDHVVAWATGDGAFVIVTLLENLEDDKLKKELKKTLKDSKKEIAAAAEDGNKGSKLIVDLL, from the coding sequence ATGGGTTCTGCTAAACGATCAGCTGACAGTCGAGAGAAGACGGTgtccaagaaggtcaaactggtggagaagtccACTGGCAAGAAGGGcgccaagaaggtggtTGAGGAGGTCGAAGAGGCTTCTTCCGAGGAGGATTTTGCATCTACTGATGAGGAACAGGatcaggaggaggactccGATGACTCCGATTCTGACgacatggagatgagcgacagcgacgaggagaaggaggaagatgacgaAGAGGACGCTcttgacgacgacgaggaggatgaggagaccaaggaggacggAGAGGAGGCCCCTGCCGGCAAGTCTAGTGCTGCCGAGAGCCATGCTGAGCAGAAGCGCCTGTTGAAGGAACGAAAGCTTGCTcgatctggaggagagagTATCGCTCAGATCAAGCAGATTTGGGAGCGGCTCCGAATGAAGACTGGTGTCAAGCCTGCTGAGCGAaagcagctggtggaggatATCTGGGCCATTTCCAAGAACGATATCAAGAACTTGATTCTCAAGCACGACGCATCGCGAATTATCCAGACTCTGTTCAAGTACgctgacaaggagaagcgagaGATCATCACAAAGGCGCTGAAGGGCAACTACTACGACCTGGCCATCTCGTCTTACGGAAAGTACCTGCTGGTCAAGATGCTGCATTACGGATCTGCTGCCGTTCGACAATCTATTATTGACGAGCTGCACGGCCGGTTCCGAAAGCTCATGCGTCATAAGGAGGGTGCCTATGTGCTGGAGGATGCCTACAGAGACTACAGCACTGCTGCTCAGAAGCGACAAATCATCCAAGAGTTTTTCGGTGCCGAGTTTGCCGTTTTCCGAGACGCTGCTGGCACAAAGACCCTTAAGGATATTATCGAGGACGCCCCCGAGAAGCGACCCATCATCATGCGAAACCTGAACGAAACTatcactgctgctgtcaacAAGGGTTCCATTGGTTTCACCGTCATTCATGCTGCCATGCTTGAGTACGTCAGCAACCTTGACACCAACAACTCGGAGAAGACCGAATTCATCGATCTGATTGGCGAGCAGTTTGCAGAGATGGTGCATACTAACGAGGGATCGCAGGTGGCTTGCAAGACTCTGGCCATGGCTtctgccaaggagaagaagggtcTTCTCAAGTCGCTCAAGAGCTTTGCCGACACCCTGGCTGCTGATCAGTACGGACACATGGTCATGATGACTGCTTTTGACACCATTGACGATACCAAGAGTGTTGTTAAGGCCTTTTCTGGTGAGCTCTCCGAGAAGCCCGTGCATGAGCTGTTCATGGACAAGAACGGTCGACGACCCTTCCTGTATGCCATGCTAGGCCGAGACTCTCGATACTTCAACAagctggttctggatcaGCTCAAGCAGTACGATGAGATGAAGACCGCAACTGGTactgccaagaaggatgatGCTCTTCgactggaggagatcaacaAGGGAATGTCCCCTCTGATTCTCGAGGCCATTGCCAACAACGCTTACGAGCTCATGAACGACACCCTGGGTTCTCAGTTCATTTCTGAGGCTCTTCTGTCGTGTGACGGTGACAAGTCTGAGGCTATCGCTGCTCTTATGGAGGTTCTGTCTGCCGATCCCGCCGGTGACAACCACGTCATCAAGCAGCCCAACGCTCAGCGAGCTCTGCGAACCCTCATTCAACAGGGACATTGgaacaacaaggagaagaaggtaGTCAAGGTCGAGACTCCCATCGACTTCGGTGCCAAGTTCTACGATGCAATTGGGGATCACGTTGTCGCATGGGCCACTGGAGACGGTGCTTTTGTCATTGTGACTCTGTTGGAGAACCTGGAGGACGATaagctgaagaaggagctcaaaaagactctcaaggacagtaagaaggagattgctgctgctgccgaggaTGGAAACAAGGGTTCCAAGCTCATTGTTGACCTGCTTTAA
- a CDS encoding uncharacterized protein (Compare to YALI0F17380g, highly similar to uniprot|P32899 Saccharomyces cerevisiae YHR148w IMP3 component of the U3 small nucleolar ribonucleoprotein, similar to Saccharomyces cerevisiae IMP3 (YHR148W); ancestral locus Anc_5.108) gives MHGKTLYQKNPKLFFTVQGKISPLLHNTFDKMVRQFKHHEGKLLKKVDFVNWKTDNGHREQQVMGTFHLQDRDDYNKYNKICGKIRQLAYKLSQLQPDDPVRIKHEKLLLDKLYQMGILSTNTTVSHLETKISVSAIAKRRLPVIMHKLKMTQKLDAGTAMIEQGHVRVGPHIVTDPAFLVTRNMEDFVTWTDRSKIKKATLKYRNELDDFNTM, from the coding sequence ATGCATGGCAAAACTCTATATCAAAAAAATCCCAAATTATTCTTCACGGTGCAGGGAAAGATATCACCACTTCTTCACAACACCTTTGACAAAATGGTACGACAGTTCAAGCACCACGAGGgcaagctgctcaagaaggtcgACTTTGTCAACTGGAAGACAGATAATGGCCACCGTGAACAGCAGGTGATGGGCACCTTCCATCTGCAGGACCGAGACGactacaacaagtacaacaaAATCTGCGGTAAGATCCGACAATTAGCATACAAGCTATCTCAGCTCCAACCGGACGACCCTGTTCGAATCAAGCACGAAAAGCTGCTTCTCGACAAACTCTACCAGATGGGCATTCTTTCCACTAACACCACCGTTTCGCATCTGGAGACCAAGATATCTGTGTCTGCTATCGCCAAGCGACGACTCCCCGTCATCATGCACAAACTCAAGATGACCCAAAAACTGGACGCTGGAACTGCCATGATCGAGcagggtcacgtgagagtGGGTCCTCACATTGTCACCGACCCTGCGTTTCTGGTGACCCGAAACATGGAGGACTTTGTCACCTGGACCGACCGAtccaagatcaagaaggccacTCTCAAGTACCGAAACGAGCTCGACGACTTCAACACTATGTAA
- a CDS encoding uncharacterized protein (Compare to YALI0F17402g, weakly similar to uniprot|P46985 Saccharomyces cerevisiae YJL183w MNN11 related to MNN10P and in a complex containing other MNN gene, similar to Saccharomyces cerevisiae MNN11 (YJL183W); ancestral locus Anc_1.156) yields the protein MHQALPRPGGSENSFVPRNGRSGGLLGQIRATAQRIAGPSFNHRGSSNLRALVVGLAILLSIYTFVSMLTTPAGYTYKTGIPVLGGGPDSIKVAYSKQPYIYPTIANEDLKLKDGADKDRQTVTQYTQVIYRDGGKSKPVTQANIVNGHAPFTKSTPGKPRTVIVMSLDGTDAARADSELSLTILQNRLNYAKKHGFGLYARFYQDFLNPLSGHGITPENYENWAKFEIIRAAMQAFPDADRIWWLDSNALIANDKFNVETDLCDPVKLEKIMLRDVPVIPPNGIIHSYKRVPAKDIQLLLTQDDAGLTSASMIISNDQYGQAITDYWRDPLQYKYEDFRKQQPGNPENAALTHMAQWHPTVLSKTAIVPARILAARAFDGEVLKDVQYSPGDFVRLVPCHSAYQCPTQWLEAVHESQSQAASA from the coding sequence ATGCACCAAGCGCTCCCCCGTCCCGGCGGCTCCGAAAACTCGTTTGTGCCGCGCAACGGCCGGTCCGGCGGCCTGCTGGGCCAGATCAGAGCCACCGCCCAGCGGATAGCTGGACCGTCATTCAACCACCGAGGATCGTCCAACCTCAGAGCCCTGGTGGTCGGCCTGGCCATCTTGCTGTCAATTTACACGTTTGTGTCGATGCTCACGACCCCGGCCGGATATACGTACAAGACTGGCATCCCCGTGCTCGGCGGAGGCCCCGACTCCATCAAGGTGGCCTACTCCAAACAGCCCTACATCTACCCCACCATCGCCAACGAGGacctcaagctcaaggacggcGCCGATAAAGACCGGCAGACGGTGACCCAGTACACACAGGTCATCTACCGAGACGGCGGCAAGTCCAAGCCTGTGACCCAGgccaacattgtcaacgGCCATGCTCCATTCACCAAGTCTACTCCTGGCAAGCCCCGAACTGTCATTGTCATGAGTCTGGACGGCACCGATGCTGCGCGAGCCGACTCAGAGCTGTCGCTGACGATTCTGCAGAACCGACTCAACTATGCCAAGAAACATGGCTTCGGGCTGTACGCGCGGTTCTATCAGGACTTCCTCAACCCTCTCAGCGGCCACGGAATCACGCCCGAAAACTACGAAAACTGGGCCAAGTTTGAAATCATCCGAGCAGCAATGCAGGCCTTCCCCGACGCGGACCGAATCTGGTGGCTGGACTCAAACGCCCTCATTGCCAACGACAAGTTCAATGTGGAGACCGATCTGTGCGACCCcgtcaagctggagaagatcatGCTGCGAGACGTACCCGTGATCCCTCCCAACGGCATCATCCACTCGTATAAGCGGGTGCCTGCCAAGGACATTCAGCTGCTGCTTACCCAGGACGATGCAGGCCTCACCTCCGCCTCCatgatcatctccaacgaCCAGTACGGTCAGGCCATCACCGACTACTGGCGAGACCCTctgcagtacaagtacgaggacTTCCGGAAACAGCAGCCGGGCAACCCTGAAAACGCCGCCCTTACACACATGGCCCAGTGGCATCCCACAGTGCTGTCCAAGACAGCCATCGTCCCCGCGCGAATCCTGGCTGCCCGTGCCTTTGACGGCGAGgttctcaaggacgtgCAGTACTCCCCCGGCGACTTTGTGCGCCTGGTGCCCTGTCACTCGGCTTACCAGTGCCCCACCCAGTGGCTGGAGGCCGTGCATGAGTCCCAGTCCCAGGCTGCTTCGGCTTAG